The following DNA comes from Tachypleus tridentatus isolate NWPU-2018 chromosome 9, ASM421037v1, whole genome shotgun sequence.
TTCTAGTTGTGGATTTTAGTAACACAGATGTTGTTTTATGATACTGCTCTACATCCATTTATATTTTGTAGTCCGccacaagttgtttttttttctctcttgacCGTCATCAGCTTTATTACTGTAAAGTTATCCTTTAATATACATTAGGAATCATTACCCTTTTTATGGTTATTGGCTCAAAAATACAGCTTAATTACTCTGCTGTAGCTTTCAATCCATTAATGAAATTTAAGTTACTTCAACTGAAGCTTTTACACGATATTAGTTTTCATGAGCAATTATTCGAAACTACTTAACTTATCTTTGTTTATATAAGACCTGAAGATATGTATGTTACCTCGTATTTTACAAGAAGATAATTAAGTAAATCAACATACATATGTTTTACTTTACGTGAAGGTTGAAAATGAGCGAACTAacattctctttcaaacaaaAGGAATTATAACTTCGGAATATCACCATTGGAGGATATTGGGTGTCGACGTTTTTCTTCAGTATTCTGTAGTTTGAACATTATCTTTGTACCTTTAATGTAATTTGtcgtgtatgtttaatattttaatagttataacAAGTTGTATAATTACGTCAGTCTCGCAACCACAAATATATATTGTACTTGTAActcaacatattttataaaacctcTCAGCTTTAATAAATACACCAGATCATAGGATGACATCACAACCAATTTGAAGAAGATATATTTGAGTATCGTAGAGTCACAAGAACGCAAGTTCTTTCGAAAAGTTCTCACATAGACCACAATCTTAACTGGAAATTGCATTTAACAGAACACGGCCAGTCTTTGTCAGAGTAACTATGGACTAATGTTCAGTAGTTGATTGTACTTCACATacttgttgaattgttttatagtGAGTGTAGAACGCCAATACTTTTGCTtgccactatatatatattatatatacgcATTCATACAATCAACAGATTTAAACAAaacacttatttaattttatgacatATAATGGTATGTTAAGCATCACTATAAAAGAAGTATTTCTTTCAAACAAATGGAAGTTCCATAGTTATGCTTTgaatattaacatataattttatatagttatggataattgttttctaaatgtttaactttgaGTGCTTCAATTGTTTctgacaattgttttattaattatatacaaattGACATTAAAGCTTAAAACAAGAATTTACGAAAGTTAAAGATAATTCGTTTTCACCTTCGTCtccaagtggctcagcagtaaatctgaagacttatgacactaaaaatatGATTCGATAATTAAGAAAcagagaaatttttttttttttacttctctgCTCTTGATAAACCGAACTGGAAGACAGATTTACAGCGATTAACATTTtatgtatggtttgttttgaatttcgcgcaaagctacacgaggactatctgcgctagctgtccctaatttagcagtgtaagactagaggaaaggcagctagtcatcaacacccaccgccaattcttgggctactcttttaccaacgaataggggattgactgtcacattataatgcccacactgctgaaagggcgagcatgttcggcgtgacggggattcgaatccgcgaccctcagattacgagtcgagtgccttaaccgcctgacTATTCCGGGCCCATTTTATGGAACCTCACtcatttattgtacattttatactATTCCCTTTactatactttgttgtttttgtttaagttacattttgtcaaaGGTACAAAgctagtttttaattatattttctttttataattttattacataaacttatatttttagaaaaatttgaatttattttatgaactgatctgaaattataataaaaaacacctgAATGATTTGTTTCATAACTAtctaaattaagataatttttaatacgcatatttttattttacgaatgaattataaacaaaattggATGTATTGTGGAATAGATGGTACTGTCATTTTATCGATAATATTATAACTAAGCATAACAAATTTATAAggtcgtgatgacgagaaactcacttgaaataaaaatatgttcccAAAACGGCTGGGTGCCCCCCaccccgctagtagagcggtatgtctctggatttacgacgctacaatcagcggttcgattcccctcggttagctcagcagatatcctgatgtgggtttgctataagaaaacacattcaagacggctggtttgggtattaaaacttcgattaaaataagttacataacaatGTTTCGATCTCTTTAGAAATATATAAGGTGTTGAAGTAAAAACAGATATTAGCAATTTGTTAATTATTTCGATTCGTACCCTTGGTCACAAGTATTTGTATAAGACGAGGTGCACAAATAATATGTTGACTAGGTGTTTTGCCATTTTAAGAACAATAACTTTACCACTTTTTGATTGattatttctcttaaaatatatacagatacTAATTAAATTGCTTTTCTGTGAATGGTGTTACAGTGTTTAGATATATTCATAAGAATAGTGCCACTACTTTATTTAGAACAGCTGTGACAGAACTCAAATGAGTCCTGCAGGTATGATTATCGTAATGCCTTTTTCCGAACTTGGGTGATGACACTACTGTGAGCCCAGACATGTTCATGTTGCGAAAGAGCCTTTCTTGTTTTTCAGTCTTATGTAGCACTTCGCTAGACATTTACAAATTTATACAGGTTTTACAAgtaatttacataatatatatatgtgtatgtaagaagaactattaaaataactatttagtTATGCCTGTTAaggtaataaacaaaacctttaatATATAGATACACCCTTATAAGAAACAGATTCACATAATTTAATACGCATCATATTTTTTCTGAAGCATATATCATATATCGTTTGTATATAATAACGTGAAAATGAAATCGTGGTGTacactgtattgtttaataaactAAACCTGAAATACACATTAATAGATATTAGCTAATGTTTCCTTAACTTATATACATACATTGCTTAAAGGCATTATTAATGAAGATTCTGTGATTAAAATCGTTAACACTAAAACTCTTTCCAAGACCTCGATTATTGGATAACTTTGGAATTAAGTATTAGATATTCGATCATAGCAGGTAACAGTGCCACTGGTAAAGGCGGGAAATTGTGCTGACGTAAATGAATTGTTTAAGTTACATCTAGGAAAAGGAACCATAAAATCGTCTGAGAATCTGTTCATTGTGTTTTGAGGAGTACTTGTAGCGCATCTTAGACCAGATGAAACTTTATGGCCACAATCTGTGAACttaattacaaaactatttaCATCTTGATCACAGTCACTTTGAGGACGATGTACTTGGAATATTGTACGGTCATAAGAACTTGGGTTCTTAAAAACTATTTCGAAAAGTTCTCCAAGAGGCCCTAATCCTAACTCTGGATTGCACTTTCCAGAACAGGGCCAGTCACACAAGTTATTATCAAACACAATGGTAGATTTCCTTTTCGATGTTTTTAACGATTCTCTTTCATCATTCACCTGAGCCACAGCTAAGAGGTCAGCATGATAGAGTGCTAGGCCTGAAACGTTCACTtggaatttattttcataaacgtCACAGTAGTCTTCTCTACCTAAGTTTCGTTTTAAGTAAAAAGTTAACTTTTCCGAAGCATTTTGCATGTAACTTATTAAGTCATTCTTTTGATTACTTCTGGGACAGGTTTGAGAGGAATTCTTGTTTTTTAGTACATTGTCTAAATGTTCTTTATATTCGTCCCAGCTTTCTTCTGATGAAAAAATGAACTCCTCTTCAGCTTCtgtcaaaaaaaaattaaaaaatggagTTATCAGTGTTTAAAATTTCTCACAGTCGTGGAGTGTTTGATATTTTGAACTTCATAAGCTGTAATAAATTTGTGAATTCACTGAATTAATGTTGATAGTGTAGCgccatataataaataaagtttcagaTCCGCAACTACTGCGATATTCTAGGTACTTCTTGTCGTAAAGGAACAGTGTAATTTAAAATACAGGAAGAGATAAAGGAAATAGCTTACAACTTATATCGTTACACCGAACTACATGCAAGTTTTTCTGCTTTCATAAGTGAAACTAGCAAGAGAAGAGACAATAAGAAGCATGAGTTAATATATCTTCTTAGTTATTCCTCTCATTATAAGAAGTTTCGGGAAATACAGTTCACTATCTTATTGAAACTTTGGCTTTACTTTAGTATGAGCAAACTATAAGCTATATTAATCCAAAAGTTAAGGGTTTATTCACTAATAGAGTAAAATATAGACCCTAAACAGTACCTCTAAACTAATTTCACTTGAGAAAAACAAGACAAGAAAATAGCTTACCTACTCCAAGGCAAGGAAACAGCATACTCTTATAAGAATGTTTGTCTTCACTACTAGCTCGCGGAATAACTAAATTCCATCTTCTCGAAAGAAAATATGTCCAATCTGTTTGCCAAGTGTTTAAATTAACTTCAGAAAAtgcaattataacattttttatgtttgaaataactaAGTTACTCTCTAATACTTTGTGAAaactattgttataattacagtaAAGGCCTCCTACATCATAAACGTTACTTTACTTTAGCATGGTTTTCTCACCcatcatagttttttttttatatgtacacGAGTGAATTCCTGAAATGAATTTACCGCAAACAAGATAATATCTTACAAAAACTACACGGCTTTAGAAAGAACTTAGACTCTGGGATGACatcatatgtttgttttatgataactgttaAGAATGTGGCGTATCAAGTCCTAACCACAATGATATAGtctttatataaaagaaaattgagCGTATTGAGAGTGTTTGCGAACCATATGCAAACATCTAGTATCTTTCATATCTTATATAATTAAATCAGCTTGTTTGTAACAGGCGCCACTCAACCTGATGAACAGTCaggtttaataatgtaaaaatatgaagtgatattaataattataaatcgaGTACCCGGTGTTTCATTTCGGTGAAATGTGGTCATATTTTGTCACGTTTAAATTGATTTCGGAGTGTATTCGGTATTTGATCTCAGCACTTATATaaaaccgtccttaatttaaaacTGCTGACCAGAGAGAAAGAGATCAGTTAGTCAGCATCACCAACCATCCACACGACCACTCTTACTCAAATAACGTGActacaattatttttacaatgCGCTTACTGTTGATAGGGCTAGCATGGACAGATGATTAGAgtgctcgtctcgtaatctgagtgtcgtaggttcgaattctcgtcataccaaaacatgctcgccctttcacccgtgtagacattataatgtgagggtcaatctctctatttgttggtaaaagagtagcacactgttaaattaaggatggctagtgcagacagccctcatatagctttgtgcgaaattcaagaaaacacaCTGCTGAAAATACGGAGCACGTTCAGCGCCATTAAGCTGGCTCGAATCTTGAACTTTAAATTTAAAGCTCGGCAAGCTGCTTACTACACTGCGCCGATCCAGAGTGAATTAAAAGTATAAACACAtttctgtaaatttttttttttttttttgcctggtCACACTGTAATTGATAGAAATTAATAtgtcttataaatataaatataaataggaaGATTTAGATTTTTCACAGAACAACATATTctaaaattagtaattattagACAGTGTCTACAAGATTATAACCTTTATGATAAGAACTTAAACGTTTGCTATAATCAAAAGGTAGTATtaagttttaagaaataaaatgtagataatcttttaaaaatcataaatatataaaaagtattgttactgtaacggatttactattacgtattcattttaatgtttgtttcagttaagtatatatttagaaatgcgtgtaacttgtattgttaaacgtTTATTGCACGTCCTGccttttctctaaatttatagaaagtTCTCGGgcgtaagaattaacaatgtactagctgtgtatgtaatactagtgactgacagtattgttgccaagtgagCTTTCAAGAACATTCCTCAAATGATTTATAAATAGAGGCACCAACAAACAGTTAAAGAATACTACTGATCAGCCACTAGCAGTATACTATAAGCCACAGaagcataattatatttaaaacttattaatcagaaaactacagatatttggccAGAAGCGTTTATAGGTTTCGAACACAATAAACCATTCTGTTTCAGAGAATTAGCTTCatatgttagtatttctacaggAACATTAGATATGTTCCTCGGTAAAAAGTGAGCTTATAAACCGCGTGAGACCAatcaagaatagagctagctagtttctccgtcaagagaagtgtaacaatattaacttagaattaattcgctcttcgTGGTACtggactgtcgataaaatattcagttccagaccagatagaaaattgaatattgtttgtaagtttgtattttttttttatgtataaattattagTTGTAATAACCGTGATtataaattgtgtgtgtgttttcttttaataactgTGATTataaattgtgtgtgttttcttttagcaaagccacatcgagctatctgctgagcccaccaagaagaatagaacccttgattttaagcgttgtaaatccgcagacttacctcTGAACTTGCGGGAGGCatactataaattgtattattatttgtataataaaatatattcgtgTTATAAAGACAATAttatgtatcaatcttattgacagatattataaatttgatacatatcgacattcaattaacttctaaattagaattaaaatttctagttatttgaaatcgtaataagtAACGTAATATCAGTCatgtatcaaatataataaatcggagacttatccaacataaattataacacataaaATTACTAACAGTAATAATTTGTACTTTTTGTTACAAAACCtcaatacattattttttgttacagtaACAACTGCGCTAACTTGTCAAGATCTTTGGGGTAGGAACAAAAACAGACTTTAACTTTCTTCATCCATATCATAAATTACCAAATTGATAAAACAACTGTAAATACAAACAGGTCAATACACTTACAACTGACACCATAACTTATAATACCTATCGTAAGCACGAAATTAACATATACGAATGagagttttgtttatttggaattaagcacaaagctgcgcaAGGaactatctgtggtctgcccagcACGGGAATCGGAACCCGATtcctagtgttgtaagtccgcagacatcccgctgtgctaCTGGTTAACCCGAATAAAAGAAGTCAATACAATTATATTTCTCGTCACCATTCATGTTATGTTGACAAATATCCATACACTGTTAATAACTTAACTTAAAATGGAATAGCATCTGGAAAATCAGACACAATGTGCTTTTATTATACCATGCCAATCCTGTGAGAAAGATTGTGTAGGTAAAACTGGAAGAAGGGTTGACACAAAAGTTTCTGAacatgaaaaatacattaaatatggAAGAAAGACAATGCCATTTTTCTTCATATGTGATTCTGACCATCAAATCGATTGGAAAGCAgtaagattattttataaaaagaataattatGTAAAATGAGGAATCGTCATAAGTTGCTGAATCAAAGCTTCCTAAGGTCACTTTAAATTAAACAACTTCCTGACCCATCTGTGTCCTTCGAAGTTCCGGACTCACATTGCCATTATTTACCAGTTTTCCTTCCAGAAAACAACGTGATACACCGAAAATGGCACACAAATGTGTCGAAACTAAATTTTTTACCATGTTATGTCTAACTTGTATCAATCATTAATTCTATATATCGCCTTACTATTTCAATGGGCATATACCAAGATTCATCCAACGCCAAGAGAGCATAGCTGACGACCACCTATTTGATGCAAGCTGTTCATTGTGTTTTCTCAAGTTGGTGGTCAGGTCTGACTTGAGCTTGTCTAGTTCTCCAGAGCTACAGCTATAGTATTATTTGCAATATCTTGTAGtcaaattacaaaa
Coding sequences within:
- the LOC143225146 gene encoding uncharacterized protein LOC143225146, with translation MLFPCLGVEAEEEFIFSSEESWDEYKEHLDNVLKNKNSSQTCPRSNQKNDLISYMQNASEKLTFYLKRNLGREDYCDVYENKFQVNVSGLALYHADLLAVAQVNDERESLKTSKRKSTIVFDNNLCDWPCSGKCNPELGLGPLGELFEIVFKNPSSYDRTIFQVHRPQSDCDQDVNSFVIKFTDCGHKVSSGLRCATSTPQNTMNRFSDDFMVPFPRCNLNNSFTSAQFPAFTSGTVTCYDRISNT